The genomic DNA GCCGTCGCCGGGGTTTACCTCGCCGCCCGCCCCAGAGCGGGGCATGACCGACGCGAACCACGAGTTCATCGCCGAGCACGACCACCTCCGTGGGCTGGGCATCACCATCGAGGCCCAGGAGGAGGGGTGGGTCCGTGCCTCGCTGCCCCACCGCGACGAGCTCACGAACCCCGGGAGCGACAACATCCAGGGCGGCGTGGTGTCGACGCTCATCGACCACCTCGGCGGGGCCGTCCTGCGCACGACGCTGGCGGACCCGCTGGCGACGCCGCACGCCTCGACCGACCTCAACGTCTCCTTCCTCCGACCGGCAGACGGCGACCTGACCGCCGAGGGGACCGCGC from Haloglomus litoreum includes the following:
- a CDS encoding PaaI family thioesterase; translated protein: MTDANHEFIAEHDHLRGLGITIEAQEEGWVRASLPHRDELTNPGSDNIQGGVVSTLIDHLGGAVLRTTLADPLATPHASTDLNVSFLRPADGDLTAEGTALRVGGSMAVVRVEVTTGTGEDERLVAEGRVTLHVRR